From a region of the Ferrimicrobium sp. genome:
- a CDS encoding SDR family oxidoreductase: MRILVTGGAGFIGSNLIHRLLADGHVVVCMDNLSTGRLNNIKAFLDSRDFEFVEGDVRTPYAFEVDQVYNLACPASPPRYQADPIGTTMTSVLGTKHALELGQATGVRVLQASTSEVYGDPEVHPQSEEYVGAVNPVGQRACYDEGKRVAESLCFDFHRQFGTDVRVARIFNTYGPMMDPDDGRVISNMVVAALQGLKLPVYGSGEQTRSFCFVDDLVDGLIAIMNQTVEVGPYNVGNPEERSIAEVGRIVAEVVGTTVSLEFTALPVDDPKRRRPDISRLTEATGWKPSRTFQEGLARTVDYFRRELAREA, translated from the coding sequence GTGAGGATTCTGGTCACAGGTGGTGCGGGCTTCATCGGTTCAAACTTGATTCACCGGCTTCTCGCCGATGGACATGTTGTTGTGTGCATGGACAATTTAAGTACCGGTCGGCTCAACAACATCAAGGCGTTCCTTGATTCTCGGGACTTCGAATTTGTGGAGGGCGACGTCAGGACGCCGTATGCATTCGAGGTAGATCAGGTCTACAACCTCGCGTGCCCAGCGTCGCCTCCTCGATACCAGGCTGATCCTATTGGGACGACGATGACAAGTGTACTGGGGACAAAGCACGCGTTGGAGTTGGGCCAGGCTACCGGTGTGCGCGTCTTGCAGGCTTCCACTAGCGAGGTTTACGGCGATCCGGAGGTCCATCCCCAATCGGAAGAGTACGTTGGGGCAGTCAATCCAGTGGGGCAGAGAGCGTGCTATGACGAAGGTAAGCGCGTTGCCGAGTCCCTTTGCTTTGACTTTCATCGGCAGTTTGGGACTGATGTACGAGTTGCCCGCATATTCAATACCTACGGTCCAATGATGGATCCAGACGATGGGCGTGTGATCAGCAACATGGTAGTGGCAGCACTACAGGGTCTGAAGCTACCGGTGTATGGATCTGGAGAGCAGACGCGCAGTTTTTGTTTCGTGGATGATCTCGTGGATGGCTTGATAGCCATAATGAATCAAACGGTAGAGGTTGGGCCGTACAATGTCGGCAATCCTGAAGAGAGATCTATTGCAGAGGTGGGTCGGATTGTGGCCGAGGTAGTTGGTACTACGGTGTCTCTTGAGTTTACGGCACTGCCAGTGGATGACCCGAAGAGGCGGAGGCCAGATATTTCTCGGCTCACTGAGGCAACGGGCTGGAAGCCATCTAGGACTTTTCAGGAGGGCTTGGCTAGGACTGTCGACTATTTCAGAAGGGAGCTAGCTCGTGAAGCTTAG
- a CDS encoding glycosyltransferase family 2 protein yields MKLSVVIPCYNEEQTILELLRRVNTVDLDLEMELVVVDDGSTDDTPRILKSHSDLYTRLILHGVNQGKGAALRTGFQEVTGDIVLIQDADLEYDPQEYPSLIQPILDGKADVVFGSRFQGGNSRRVLYYWHTLGNRFLTTLSNMCTNLNLTDMETCYKVFRADVARQLDIQERGFGVEPEVTAKVARIPKIRIYEVGIGYDGRTYSEGKKIGWRDGVHALVCIARYNLQ; encoded by the coding sequence GTGAAGCTTAGTGTGGTAATCCCGTGCTATAACGAAGAGCAGACCATTCTTGAGCTTTTGAGGCGTGTCAACACGGTAGACCTAGATTTAGAGATGGAGTTAGTTGTTGTTGATGATGGATCGACAGACGATACCCCTCGCATTCTCAAGAGCCACTCGGACCTGTATACGCGATTAATTCTTCACGGGGTGAACCAAGGTAAGGGGGCGGCACTACGTACCGGATTTCAGGAAGTGACCGGTGATATTGTTCTCATTCAGGACGCCGATTTGGAGTACGACCCGCAAGAGTACCCATCTCTGATTCAACCCATTTTAGATGGCAAGGCTGATGTCGTTTTTGGCTCCCGTTTTCAAGGTGGAAACTCTCGTCGCGTTCTGTACTACTGGCATACGTTAGGCAATCGGTTCTTGACGACTCTCTCCAATATGTGTACCAACCTCAATTTGACCGATATGGAGACTTGTTACAAGGTATTTCGGGCTGATGTCGCACGTCAACTCGACATCCAGGAGCGTGGTTTTGGTGTTGAGCCAGAAGTCACAGCTAAGGTGGCACGCATTCCGAAGATCCGGATCTATGAAGTAGGGATCGGCTACGATGGTAGGACTTATTCTGAAGGTAAGAAGATCGGCTGGCGCGATGGGGTCCACGCGCTGGTCTGTATCGCACGGTACAATCTTCAATAG
- a CDS encoding glycosyltransferase, whose translation MTPPKRRRSQAPSPITNLGDAEVLSEVDYLHLVLDNRAIERDDLARQIAERNTQLAQMHDSTSWRVTKGLRLASHTLTTEIAPRLVKALQQNPQLGALMRKYRPSIVPVDPVKGGDNATVAESGPDTTSEAAVDELDIEPYLKWVREYDTKIDEGAIRNFTDRLTLQPTITIVMPTYNSPIVYLREAIESVRAQIYPKWELCIVDDGSTTPEVLDVINEYVAKDARIVAHLRPETGNIATATNDGIAMATGDYVAFLDHDDLLRPHSLSWVVATINAHPNAVVLYSDEDKLTSDGRRFSPYFKPDFDPILLLAQNYMTHLFVVRRAELLALRGQRTGLDGSQDWDLALRITEAVREDQIIHIPVILYHWRMIAGSTAIRVQLKPAAQRAGMTAVEEALERRGMQARLEPVLQDAYHLVHFIPATTPHVAIIIPTRNHVDLLAQCLSSLEITDYPDYEVVIINNESDEPETLSFLEEVATRPRHRVLDYPHPFNYAAMHNWAIGQINADLICMLNNDTEAMNPSWLTEMVGMSMYDNIAAVGALLWFPDHTVQHAGVVLGINGEAGHRYKLSSDDQYGHGGRIMLAQRLSAVTGAAMLASKAAYEQVGGFDEGFTVSLNDIDLCLKLSQAGYHIGYTPAAQLIHHESKSRGMDTEPTKKGRYGTEVIRYWHKWAPQILNDPYHNPNASIDDVGCGAAWPPRVDVPWLPFYRGVELPCPRPARYFPSNPIVLEPGAKIECRLDLPNGIDHTIDRVVIWAMETEPYATTPHRIWIEDSSAPTVPSWLHLDPITIPLDPTSKPGDTITIGHEGTTPLLIEAVTIDRDLNLRLRVEQRLH comes from the coding sequence ATGACACCCCCAAAGCGCCGTCGTAGCCAAGCCCCAAGCCCCATCACCAACCTTGGCGACGCCGAGGTCCTGAGCGAGGTCGATTACCTGCACCTCGTCCTCGATAATCGAGCGATCGAGCGCGACGACCTGGCTCGCCAAATCGCCGAGCGTAACACTCAGCTCGCCCAGATGCACGACTCCACCAGCTGGCGGGTGACCAAGGGACTCCGCCTCGCCTCTCACACGCTCACGACAGAGATCGCACCACGACTCGTCAAGGCTTTACAGCAAAACCCGCAACTCGGTGCCCTCATGCGCAAGTATCGCCCCTCAATAGTGCCTGTCGATCCCGTCAAGGGGGGGGACAACGCCACCGTGGCAGAGTCGGGCCCAGATACCACATCTGAGGCTGCGGTCGATGAACTCGACATCGAACCCTACCTCAAATGGGTGCGCGAATACGACACCAAGATCGACGAGGGCGCCATCCGTAACTTCACGGACCGGCTTACCCTCCAGCCGACGATCACGATCGTCATGCCAACCTACAACTCGCCCATCGTCTATCTCCGTGAGGCCATTGAGTCGGTGCGAGCCCAGATCTACCCCAAATGGGAGCTGTGCATCGTCGACGACGGCTCCACCACCCCAGAGGTTCTCGACGTGATCAACGAGTATGTCGCGAAAGATGCGCGTATCGTCGCCCACCTACGCCCCGAAACCGGCAACATCGCCACCGCCACCAACGACGGAATTGCGATGGCAACCGGGGACTATGTCGCCTTCCTCGACCACGATGACCTGTTGCGTCCCCACAGCCTGAGCTGGGTCGTGGCTACGATCAATGCACACCCGAACGCCGTCGTTCTCTACTCGGATGAGGACAAACTCACCAGTGATGGGCGACGCTTTAGCCCGTACTTTAAGCCTGACTTCGACCCGATCCTACTCCTGGCGCAGAACTACATGACCCACCTCTTTGTCGTCCGCAGGGCAGAGCTGCTGGCCCTGCGTGGACAACGAACCGGTCTGGATGGGTCCCAAGACTGGGATCTTGCCCTGCGTATCACCGAAGCCGTACGTGAGGATCAGATCATCCACATCCCAGTGATTCTGTATCACTGGAGAATGATCGCCGGTTCGACGGCTATTCGAGTCCAACTCAAACCAGCAGCCCAGCGCGCAGGCATGACGGCAGTCGAGGAGGCACTGGAGCGACGCGGCATGCAAGCCCGACTCGAGCCCGTGCTACAAGATGCCTACCACCTCGTACATTTCATCCCTGCAACCACCCCACACGTCGCCATCATCATCCCCACGCGCAACCATGTGGATCTCCTCGCCCAATGCCTCAGCAGCCTCGAGATAACCGACTACCCCGACTACGAGGTCGTGATCATCAACAATGAGAGTGACGAGCCCGAGACGCTTTCCTTCCTCGAAGAGGTTGCTACTCGCCCACGACATCGCGTCCTGGATTATCCACATCCATTCAACTATGCCGCGATGCACAACTGGGCCATTGGTCAAATCAATGCCGACCTGATCTGCATGCTTAACAACGATACCGAGGCCATGAACCCCTCATGGCTGACCGAGATGGTCGGGATGAGCATGTACGACAACATCGCGGCGGTCGGTGCATTGCTATGGTTCCCGGATCATACGGTGCAACATGCAGGAGTCGTGTTGGGCATCAACGGCGAAGCCGGTCATCGTTACAAACTCAGCAGTGACGATCAATACGGCCATGGCGGCCGAATCATGCTGGCCCAGCGACTCTCTGCGGTCACCGGTGCCGCCATGCTCGCATCGAAGGCCGCCTACGAACAGGTGGGTGGCTTTGACGAAGGGTTCACGGTCTCGCTCAACGACATCGACCTCTGCCTCAAGCTCAGCCAGGCGGGCTATCACATTGGCTACACACCAGCCGCTCAACTCATTCACCACGAGTCCAAGTCCCGTGGCATGGACACCGAGCCGACCAAGAAGGGTCGTTACGGCACCGAGGTGATCCGCTACTGGCACAAATGGGCGCCACAGATCCTGAACGACCCCTATCACAATCCGAACGCCTCCATCGACGACGTCGGCTGTGGTGCCGCATGGCCTCCGCGCGTTGACGTCCCCTGGCTGCCGTTCTACCGGGGCGTTGAACTCCCATGCCCACGGCCAGCGCGTTACTTCCCATCCAACCCGATCGTGCTCGAACCCGGCGCCAAGATCGAATGTCGACTCGACCTTCCCAACGGCATCGACCACACCATCGACCGCGTCGTGATCTGGGCGATGGAGACCGAGCCGTATGCGACCACCCCTCATCGAATCTGGATCGAAGACTCCAGTGCACCGACCGTCCCGTCCTGGCTCCATCTCGATCCGATCACAATCCCACTCGACCCAACCTCGAAGCCAGGCGACACCATCACCATAGGCCACGAGGGGACAACGCCGCTACTCATCGAGGCAGTCACCATCGATCGCGACCTCAACCTACGGCTGCGGGTCGAACAGCGGCTGCACTGA
- the purL gene encoding phosphoribosylformylglycinamidine synthase subunit PurL, whose translation MSVESEIYRPLGLTDDEFDLIVHQLGREPNLVELAMFSIMWSEHCSYKSSRLHLRRLPTSGPRVIMGPGENAGVVAATEEISVALRMESHNHPSAIEPTQGAATGVGGILRDIFTVGARPIALLDSLWMGNQDDPQSRWIFDGVVGGISSYGNAVGVPTVGGEIHFAAPYGANPLVNVVAVGIAHTDRLVRALASGAGNHVVLLGATTGRDGIGGVSVLASSGFDATSAEKRPSVQVGDPFEEKKLIEACLELLDKKLVVGIQDLGGAGLTCATSETAANAGNGISVWVDRVPVREQGMSPMEILCSESQERMLAIVTPTNLEAVLAICEAQEVLATVIGEVTPPDEDGSYAGRGVLRAYFKDAMVAEIPASALADEAPLYERAIKEPIEFRERSRREVAVPSDWHEIAYRVLDALSFDPKAIYSRYDHMLFRNTLVSPGADATLLRVQAPGIGSTDLAMALSVDGNQRWSRADPQYGTQAVVAESLANLTCVGATPVALVDCLNFGNPEHPEVMWQFSLAVDGITEICSALGVPVVGGNVSFYNEAHGSDIDPTPVVSTIGFRPKPHRPVPDPRRAHGTVVLVGTGEVPTLTGSVFASIVGDDAGAFPAIDIERLGHLLQVVASLVEGDELVNAAHNLGSGGLLGGAMRLARLARQGITMHDLGAQDGSSEAIALLGEHPSRFLLTTETPEALCSHLDQEGLEAAVIGVLGGNQLVYKDWLHLDLGPSDEGELR comes from the coding sequence ATGAGCGTGGAGAGCGAAATCTATCGGCCCCTAGGGCTTACCGACGACGAATTTGACCTCATCGTTCATCAGTTGGGCCGAGAGCCCAATCTCGTTGAGCTTGCCATGTTCTCCATCATGTGGTCCGAACACTGTTCGTACAAGTCTTCACGACTCCATCTTCGCAGACTGCCGACCTCAGGCCCGCGGGTCATCATGGGGCCAGGTGAGAACGCCGGCGTGGTCGCCGCAACTGAAGAGATCTCGGTCGCACTACGGATGGAGAGTCACAACCACCCCAGCGCCATCGAACCGACCCAAGGAGCGGCAACCGGTGTCGGGGGCATCCTCCGAGATATCTTCACCGTCGGCGCTCGGCCAATCGCGCTGCTGGACTCACTCTGGATGGGGAACCAAGATGATCCCCAATCTCGTTGGATCTTCGACGGCGTGGTCGGGGGGATCTCCTCCTATGGCAACGCCGTCGGAGTGCCAACCGTCGGGGGTGAGATTCATTTCGCGGCACCATACGGTGCCAATCCACTGGTCAACGTGGTCGCAGTCGGCATTGCCCACACCGACCGGCTCGTCAGAGCGCTGGCCTCCGGTGCTGGCAACCATGTCGTTCTCTTGGGGGCCACAACCGGCCGTGACGGTATTGGAGGTGTCTCCGTGCTTGCCTCGAGCGGGTTCGATGCAACCTCTGCTGAGAAACGCCCATCCGTGCAGGTGGGTGACCCGTTCGAGGAGAAGAAGCTCATCGAGGCTTGTCTTGAGCTCCTCGACAAAAAGCTAGTCGTCGGCATTCAGGACCTTGGGGGTGCTGGCCTGACCTGTGCAACCTCCGAGACCGCCGCGAACGCCGGTAACGGCATCAGCGTCTGGGTCGATCGCGTCCCGGTACGGGAGCAAGGAATGAGTCCTATGGAGATCCTGTGCTCCGAGTCCCAAGAGCGCATGCTCGCCATCGTCACGCCGACCAACTTGGAGGCGGTGCTCGCCATCTGTGAGGCGCAAGAGGTGCTCGCTACCGTCATCGGAGAGGTCACACCCCCCGACGAAGATGGGTCATACGCGGGGCGCGGAGTGCTACGAGCCTACTTCAAGGACGCAATGGTGGCCGAGATACCAGCATCAGCCCTCGCCGACGAGGCTCCACTCTACGAGCGAGCTATCAAGGAGCCGATCGAGTTTCGCGAGCGATCTCGTCGTGAAGTTGCGGTGCCAAGCGACTGGCACGAGATCGCTTATCGTGTCCTCGATGCCCTCTCCTTTGACCCGAAGGCCATCTATTCACGCTACGATCACATGCTCTTTCGCAACACCCTCGTATCTCCTGGGGCTGACGCCACCCTGCTTCGCGTCCAAGCGCCAGGTATTGGATCAACGGACCTCGCGATGGCGCTTTCCGTCGATGGCAACCAACGCTGGTCCAGGGCTGATCCACAATATGGGACCCAAGCGGTGGTAGCAGAGTCGCTCGCCAACCTCACCTGTGTTGGGGCCACCCCGGTCGCGCTCGTCGATTGCCTCAATTTCGGTAACCCCGAGCATCCTGAGGTCATGTGGCAGTTCTCACTCGCCGTCGATGGTATTACCGAGATCTGCAGCGCGCTTGGCGTCCCGGTCGTCGGGGGCAACGTCAGCTTCTACAACGAAGCACATGGATCCGACATCGACCCGACCCCAGTGGTATCGACCATCGGCTTTCGGCCAAAGCCACACCGCCCGGTCCCCGATCCACGACGCGCCCATGGCACGGTGGTTCTCGTTGGTACCGGCGAGGTGCCAACACTCACAGGATCGGTATTCGCATCGATCGTCGGTGATGATGCAGGGGCATTCCCAGCCATCGATATCGAGCGACTCGGTCATCTCCTCCAGGTGGTAGCGTCGCTGGTCGAGGGTGACGAGCTTGTCAATGCTGCCCACAACCTCGGCTCTGGGGGCCTCCTCGGTGGTGCCATGCGGCTCGCTCGACTCGCCCGCCAAGGGATCACGATGCACGACCTAGGCGCACAAGATGGTAGCTCAGAGGCCATAGCGCTCCTCGGGGAGCATCCCAGCCGCTTCCTGCTCACCACCGAGACCCCTGAGGCACTCTGCTCCCACCTCGATCAGGAGGGTCTCGAGGCCGCCGTCATCGGGGTACTCGGCGGCAACCAGCTCGTCTACAAAGACTGGTTACACCTCGATCTTGGACCATCAGACGAAGGTGAGCTCCGATGA
- a CDS encoding transposase, which yields MKRTLRLATLPLNKGKYEELCSVIANYTDAKRVFVTRLRQPRLWHLLDRGRSFRDHAKQQGLYPAGLNVHLVDQAAFDAVDTCVRHIQSRLAIGNVKAKIGRRFINEKERHYAYACLARYSAIGRIMCAGVPEIPTVTLDPDVRARIVSYLHRVIRNALDDTWPTVIESRQMSLDSTLYSVSDNDTRRYVKVVGKTQAKRMVLPLAGRSRVSGNIRVVLDDQQRRTFIHVSYDITPLDGATGEPVALDWGITEVCTDDAGVHHGKEYGQALTSMTEGRTKTGKARNKLRALSKKDVGSKRAKRIARNNLGTKKQQARLRRFQAQLQTISGATIKEVIYGDGNRTRANGRVKQLPSQRPRAIITEDLSHLRGKATSKKISRLCASWARDENQERLTVHAYVGGSNMKAVNAAYTSQTCPKPSCGYVSRDDRHGDAFHCRNPHWDCNRRGDVDHVAAMNLKLRIKDREISRFTPYKDVKKILNERFCTPNPKSWHPTRCQDYRSRHYPKHTTVANNDS from the coding sequence ATGAAGCGAACGCTACGACTGGCTACTTTGCCCCTGAACAAGGGTAAGTACGAAGAGCTGTGCTCGGTGATTGCGAACTATACCGATGCCAAGCGTGTCTTTGTCACTCGTCTTCGACAGCCTCGCCTGTGGCATCTCCTTGATCGAGGGAGAAGCTTTCGTGACCATGCCAAGCAGCAGGGCCTGTACCCAGCCGGTCTCAATGTTCACCTCGTAGACCAGGCAGCCTTTGATGCCGTCGATACTTGCGTCCGCCATATTCAGTCTCGTTTGGCTATCGGTAACGTTAAGGCAAAGATTGGGCGGCGATTCATAAACGAGAAGGAGAGGCATTATGCCTACGCTTGTCTCGCCCGATACTCGGCCATCGGGCGGATCATGTGCGCTGGTGTGCCCGAGATACCCACGGTGACGCTCGACCCAGATGTACGAGCCAGGATTGTCTCATATCTGCATCGTGTGATACGAAACGCACTCGATGACACGTGGCCCACCGTCATTGAGTCTCGCCAGATGTCTTTGGACTCGACGCTCTACTCAGTGTCAGACAACGATACCAGGCGTTATGTCAAGGTAGTTGGCAAAACTCAGGCCAAGCGCATGGTGTTACCGCTTGCGGGTAGGTCACGGGTATCTGGCAACATCCGTGTCGTGCTCGATGACCAGCAAAGACGCACCTTTATCCACGTGAGCTATGACATCACGCCCCTCGATGGGGCAACAGGAGAACCAGTCGCCCTTGACTGGGGAATTACCGAGGTCTGCACCGATGACGCTGGAGTGCATCATGGCAAGGAGTACGGCCAGGCTTTGACATCCATGACCGAAGGCCGGACCAAGACCGGCAAGGCGAGAAACAAGCTTCGCGCGCTCTCCAAGAAGGACGTTGGCTCTAAGCGTGCCAAACGCATCGCGAGAAACAACCTCGGCACCAAGAAGCAACAAGCCAGACTCCGACGCTTTCAGGCCCAACTTCAGACGATATCAGGTGCCACCATCAAAGAAGTGATATACGGTGATGGCAACAGGACCCGCGCAAACGGTAGAGTCAAACAACTTCCCAGTCAACGACCACGAGCAATCATCACCGAAGACCTCTCCCACTTACGTGGCAAGGCCACATCCAAGAAGATCTCTCGACTCTGTGCGTCATGGGCAAGAGACGAGAATCAAGAACGCCTGACGGTACATGCCTATGTTGGAGGTTCCAACATGAAAGCAGTCAACGCGGCCTACACCAGCCAAACGTGTCCCAAGCCATCGTGTGGGTATGTCTCTCGTGACGACCGACATGGGGATGCGTTTCATTGTCGTAATCCACACTGGGATTGCAACCGGCGGGGCGATGTAGATCACGTGGCTGCCATGAACCTCAAATTAAGGATCAAAGATCGCGAGATCAGCCGGTTCACTCCGTACAAGGATGTGAAGAAGATCCTTAACGAGAGGTTCTGTACGCCGAATCCAAAGTCATGGCATCCAACCAGATGCCAAGACTACCGCTCACGCCATTACCCCAAGCACACCACAGTCGCCAACAACGACAGTTAG